A genomic region of Oceanococcus atlanticus contains the following coding sequences:
- a CDS encoding glycosyltransferase: MAALIERVLVPLRVHCPRVFAGLRWGWWLLRWRRRPPRVGRGLGQDHARYLEAMDAVIAQTLRKDPPRLRAQAWIITDEGTTAQMLERTLASLRAQSHPPQRVALCGPLTRPGLPHAARREEMHALADVQMQFAVRAGSELSRAAAAALAHSFERCEAASLCVVADQRHAGPQAPRLDPWQPGSGHSPALTAWRGAAPAPELTVAAQTGVLAHVAAALVCAEPAQTGMSLPRPLASEASISVIVPTRDGGDVLARCLRGALAELAALGAQGELVVVDNGSRDAHTLSVLSELSAAHPDVLRVLRYDHPFNYSAINNWAVRQASGEQILLLNDDIETRQPGWLQALRGELARPQVAAVGARLLYPNGHIQHAGVALGLGGVAGHPGRTLAADDPRWALWPHDQRRQVSAVTGACLLTTRALYWAVNGLNEQALSVTFNDVDFCLKLGQAGGMVLYTPDATLIHHESMSRGAEDSVAKQRRFAEEIRYMQQCWPQPIAHDPFYSAHLSRTLDDLSLREPSASSLLTPYRLPALFSSMS, encoded by the coding sequence TTGGCTGCGCTGATCGAGCGTGTGCTGGTGCCGCTGCGGGTGCACTGTCCGCGCGTGTTTGCTGGCTTGCGCTGGGGCTGGTGGCTGTTGCGCTGGCGGCGTCGGCCGCCGCGCGTAGGGCGTGGACTGGGGCAGGATCATGCGCGCTATCTCGAAGCCATGGATGCGGTGATTGCGCAGACCCTGCGCAAAGACCCGCCGCGCCTGCGTGCGCAGGCCTGGATCATCACCGATGAAGGCACCACGGCGCAGATGCTCGAGCGCACCCTGGCATCGCTGCGAGCGCAGTCGCATCCGCCACAGCGGGTGGCCTTGTGTGGTCCGTTGACGCGTCCCGGCTTGCCGCATGCGGCCCGACGTGAGGAGATGCATGCGCTTGCGGATGTGCAGATGCAGTTTGCCGTTCGCGCGGGCAGTGAGCTGAGCCGCGCTGCTGCGGCAGCCTTGGCCCACAGCTTTGAACGCTGTGAGGCAGCCTCGCTGTGTGTGGTGGCTGACCAGCGCCATGCGGGCCCGCAGGCGCCGCGTCTTGACCCGTGGCAACCTGGCAGCGGCCACAGTCCGGCGCTAACGGCCTGGCGTGGCGCGGCGCCTGCGCCTGAGCTGACGGTGGCGGCTCAGACAGGCGTGTTGGCGCATGTGGCTGCCGCGCTGGTCTGCGCCGAGCCGGCGCAGACGGGCATGTCGTTACCCCGGCCGTTGGCCAGCGAGGCGAGTATCAGCGTCATTGTGCCGACCCGCGACGGCGGCGACGTGCTGGCCAGGTGTTTGCGCGGTGCGCTGGCGGAACTGGCCGCACTGGGCGCGCAGGGCGAGCTGGTGGTGGTCGACAACGGCAGTCGTGATGCGCACACGCTGAGCGTGCTCAGCGAACTGTCTGCCGCCCATCCCGATGTGCTGCGGGTCCTGCGCTACGACCATCCTTTCAACTATTCGGCGATCAACAACTGGGCGGTTCGGCAGGCCAGTGGCGAGCAGATTCTTTTGCTCAACGATGACATCGAAACGCGGCAGCCCGGCTGGCTGCAGGCCTTGCGTGGCGAACTGGCGCGTCCGCAGGTGGCGGCTGTGGGCGCGCGTTTGCTGTATCCCAACGGGCACATTCAGCATGCGGGCGTTGCTCTGGGGCTGGGCGGCGTGGCCGGCCATCCCGGTCGCACGCTGGCCGCCGATGACCCGCGCTGGGCGCTGTGGCCGCATGATCAGCGGCGTCAGGTCAGTGCGGTCACCGGCGCCTGCCTTCTGACCACCAGAGCGTTATACTGGGCCGTGAACGGACTCAACGAACAAGCGCTGAGTGTGACCTTCAACGACGTGGATTTCTGCCTCAAACTGGGGCAGGCCGGTGGCATGGTGCTGTATACCCCCGACGCCACGTTGATTCACCATGAATCCATGAGTCGTGGCGCCGAGGACAGTGTGGCCAAACAGCGGCGTTTTGCCGAAGAGATCCGATACATGCAGCAGTGCTGGCCGCAGCCGATTGCGCATGATCCGTTTTACAGCGCACATTTGAGCCGCACGCTGGACGATTTGTCCCTGCGTGAGCCCAGCGCCTCGAGCCTGCTGACGCCGTATCGGCTTCCTGCTTTGTTTTCATCGATGTCATGA
- a CDS encoding ABC transporter permease, translating to MNASQDNDTLIPALPERPLGRTSWQVFVGSMHAFLLREMMNQFGRSRLGYFWALAEPAATVAILTGLHAVIRGGHHALYGESPIVFFVFGAVPYFLYANAVAAAQGVCNSHKGLFNYRQIKPIDIMIAKATMDSIMMLGVVVVFLAGWWWLDHDLPLYDPLHLLWALFSLYVLGVSIGLVFEVFGTIYPDLRKIIAMITRPMFFISGVFFTIDMMPAGIREVLVWNPVLHGVDLTRDAVLPEYESPASWQYLWGSILVLQFIGLAAYRRYLYRLI from the coding sequence ATGAATGCCAGCCAAGACAATGACACTCTGATCCCGGCGTTGCCGGAGCGGCCGCTGGGGCGAACCAGCTGGCAGGTTTTTGTCGGCTCGATGCACGCGTTTCTGCTGCGCGAGATGATGAACCAGTTCGGGCGTTCGCGGCTGGGCTACTTCTGGGCTCTGGCCGAGCCGGCTGCGACGGTTGCCATACTGACAGGGCTTCACGCCGTGATTCGCGGTGGTCACCACGCCTTGTACGGCGAAAGCCCGATCGTTTTTTTTGTGTTTGGTGCGGTGCCCTATTTCTTGTATGCCAACGCGGTGGCGGCGGCGCAGGGGGTGTGTAACAGCCACAAGGGGCTGTTCAATTACCGACAGATCAAGCCCATAGACATCATGATCGCGAAAGCGACCATGGACAGCATCATGATGCTGGGCGTTGTGGTGGTGTTTTTGGCCGGCTGGTGGTGGTTGGACCATGATTTGCCGCTGTACGACCCGCTGCACTTGCTGTGGGCCCTGTTCTCGCTGTATGTGCTCGGTGTGAGCATCGGTCTGGTGTTCGAAGTGTTCGGCACCATTTACCCAGACTTACGCAAGATCATCGCTATGATCACCCGGCCGATGTTTTTCATTTCCGGGGTGTTTTTCACCATCGATATGATGCCGGCGGGAATTCGTGAGGTATTGGTCTGGAACCCGGTGCTGCATGGGGTTGATCTGACTCGCGATGCGGTGCTGCCGGAATACGAATCCCCAGCCAGCTGGCAGTACCTGTGGGGTTCGATACTGGTGCTGCAGTTCATCGGCCTGGCGGCCTACCGGCGTTACCTCTACCGATTGATCTGA
- a CDS encoding ABC transporter ATP-binding protein: protein MIRVENLTKSYPLQGFARYTVFRGISFELPSRTHVGIVGRNGAGKSTLMRLLGGMELPDTGRVTSDGLISPPLGLSSGFAQKIPGRDNARFICRINGDDNAAARERVEFIREFSELGEFFERPVETYSSGMKARLAFSISMSFRYDYYLIDELTAVGDEKFREKAKATFAEKKGQASIIMVSHNLPALKRDCEVGLYMSPRGPLYFDDIGEAIAAYKKDQNTR, encoded by the coding sequence ATGATTCGGGTCGAAAATCTCACAAAGTCTTATCCGCTCCAGGGTTTTGCACGCTATACCGTGTTCCGGGGGATCAGTTTCGAGTTGCCTTCGCGCACTCATGTGGGGATCGTCGGGCGCAACGGTGCGGGCAAGTCCACGTTGATGCGTCTGCTTGGCGGGATGGAGCTGCCTGACACCGGGCGGGTGACTTCGGACGGGTTGATTTCACCGCCCCTGGGGCTGTCCAGCGGCTTTGCTCAGAAAATACCCGGGCGCGACAATGCGCGCTTCATTTGCCGCATCAATGGCGATGACAACGCTGCCGCGCGTGAACGGGTTGAGTTCATTCGCGAGTTTTCTGAGCTTGGCGAGTTTTTCGAGCGCCCCGTCGAAACCTATTCCTCCGGGATGAAAGCACGCCTGGCGTTCTCGATCAGCATGTCGTTTCGGTACGACTATTACCTCATTGACGAGCTGACCGCAGTGGGCGATGAGAAGTTTCGCGAAAAGGCCAAGGCCACCTTCGCCGAGAAGAAAGGGCAGGCCAGTATCATCATGGTCAGTCACAATCTCCCGGCGTTAAAGCGCGATTGCGAAGTGGGTCTGTACATGAGCCCGCGAGGGCCGCTTTATTTTGATGATATCGGGGAGGCCATCGCGGCCTACAAGAAGGATCAGAACACTCGATGA